In Hymenobacter volaticus, the genomic window AAGGTCGCTTTTCGCGCCAGCACAAGTTGGGAGAGGAAGGAAAGCAGGAAGACTAGGAGTTTCGTTTTCATTGTGGTTGCGTCGGCTTGCTCACAATTTCGAATTTAGTCCGCATAAGCTACTACTTAGCTCACCCACAATAAAACATCTGGTTTCGTGAGCATCTGACCGGCCGGAGCATATCTGTACCTAGACAGACTCCTCGCATAATTACACTAAGAAATCCAAGCCGGTAACAACAATAAAAGCCTCAGGAGAAGCTGGCAAAAACCGCACTTCTACTTTTTGCCCCTTCCTAAAACCGGGCCCTTTGGTGTACTCCTGGCAACGCAAAGTCACTTGAAGTCCCTGCGGTGTCTTAAAGCGTACTATAGGATACTCGTAAAATAAGCTGGGCCATGCTGTTTCCACCGCTACCATAGTACCTTCTGCTACTATCCCGCGCTTCAATATGATTATCCTGTTTTGAAAGGTGATTCGTGTGTTTTTTGTGTAATACAGATTTACTGAAACGACAATAAAGCCTATAGCAATGATAAGCAGTAGGATGGCAGTGAAAACGAAAGAGAACAAACTGTCAAACATACTTTG contains:
- a CDS encoding DUF3592 domain-containing protein, with translation MFDSLFSFVFTAILLLIIAIGFIVVSVNLYYTKNTRITFQNRIIILKRGIVAEGTMVAVETAWPSLFYEYPIVRFKTPQGLQVTLRCQEYTKGPGFRKGQKVEVRFLPASPEAFIVVTGLDFLV